A DNA window from Betta splendens chromosome 6, fBetSpl5.4, whole genome shotgun sequence contains the following coding sequences:
- the itga11b gene encoding integrin alpha-11 isoform X2 yields MDSHHILLLWTCSLLSDLILGFNFDVKNFKIFSGSKATQFGYTVQQHEAGGRQWLLVGAPFEATGKQQTGDVYRCPLDDRNSANCSRLNLGKVSLDNVSERKDGMKLGMSLTSSPRDSSFVACGPLWSHQCGSSLYSTGICSRVGRNFKLSQAISPALQRCETFMDIVIVLDGSNSIYPWYDVQDFLINILQKFYIGPGQTQVGVIQYGTTVVHEFSLSEYQSVEEVVEAARSIDQRGGEETRTALGINVARSEAFLRGGRPGAQKVMIVITDGESHDSPQLVQAVAESESDNITMYAIAVLGYYNRRGINPEAFLKEIKFIASDPDEKHFFNVTDESALKDIVDALGERIFTLEGTSSQGRGFGLQMAQAGFSSHQVKDGVLLGAVGAYDWNGAVLKETKHGKVVPHKSSYKDEFPEELKNHGAYLGYSVGSLVPTHSSQLYVAGAPRFNHTGKVIVFTLKNSGKLTILQALLGEQIGSYFGSELLSMDIDADGRSDVLLVAAPMYYSRGWETGRVYMYSVTPQTPLILQGALELSDRSQNSRLGSSLAQISDMNGDGFRELVVGAPLEDDHRGAIYVFFGWHKRLQQQYRQRLSAAALAPGLQYFGQSLHGALDANADGLVDLAVGALGAAVIIWSRAVVQIQAKLIFEPEKVNVFNKDCRRGGKEVACMSVTVCLSLDSRTSSSTKSRTDAAVWYTLVLDERRVPSRVVLDEADRQQPRSLVLQTGGQRCQRLGFSVQETTDYGRPIAVVLEVGMQNPNEGPALDPDWPSVLRAELPFWNGCEQEDACVPDLVLHSQADLMDAQQFCSAENRAAWSLCSRRGPSDGSIYVVEAWRRRVVVSSRLENQGENAYGASIHISTSPNLLFSSLIVKDQSDVQIECYNEEPPANQRLCNISSPFMKSLSQVSFRLEFEFNRSVLLDHIRIVMATTSEGEEGYPDDNVNNIFLPLRYQTDLLFTRDPNIHRFDISSSSSSWEPTAFNLTYDIQNLGLFSVHDLLFRADLWAVTVQQNQLVNITDFCIEQTVGSRCTRPHPRTSSRVTAEDLSHLSQLNQSNSVSVAVQCRLELPGSTELRLVLKGELHLPTLHTVSFRSLQLLSAASIQLDAVSPLFLQENRPVRQIVLELRKQDDLSIPVWIILGSSLGGLLLLALLVLALWKLGFFNRRRRREEEEPVANGAAAEEL; encoded by the exons ATGGATTCTCaccacatcctgctgctgtggacctgcagcctcctgtcAG ATCTGATCCTCGGCTTCAACTTTGACGTAAAGAACTTCAAAATCTTCTCCGGATCCAAAGCAACTCAGTTTGGATACACGGTCCAACAGCACGAGGCAGGAGGACGCCAGTG GTTGCTGGTTGGAGCCCCCTTCGAAGCCACGGGGAAGCAGCAGACAGGCGACGTGTACAGATGTCCTCTGGACGACAGGAACTCAGCGAACTGCAGTCGACTCAACCTGG GGAAGGTGTCTCTGGACAACGTGTCGGAGAGGAAAGATGGGATGAAACTGGGAATGTCTCTGACCTCAAGCCCCAGAGACAGCAGCTTTGTG GCCTGTGGTCCTCTCTGGTCCCACCAGTGTGGAAGCTCCCTGTACAGCACTGGAATCTGCTCCAGAGTCGGACGCAACTTCAAGCTCTCCCAAGCCATCTCCCCCGCTCTGCAGA GGTGTGAGACGTTCATGGACATTGTAATTGTTCTAGACGGTTCTAACTCTATCTACCCGTGGTACGATGTCCAGGATTTTCTTATCAACATCCTGCAGAAGTTTTACATCGGCCCAGGTCAGACACAG gtgggtGTGATTCAGTACGGTACCACAGTGGTCCATGAGTTCAGTCTGAGCGAGTACCAgtcggtggaggaggtggtggaggctgCCAGGTCCATCGACCAACGAGGGggggaggagacgaggacggCGCTGGGGATCAATGTGGCTCG GTCGGAGGCGTTCCTGCGTGGTGGACGGCCCGGAGCTCAAAAGGTGATGATCGTGATCACAGACGGTGAATCTCATGACAGTCCTCAGCTGGTGCAGGCTGTGGCTGAGAGCGAGTCTGACAACATCACTATGTACGCTATTGCT GTTCTGGGTTACTACAACCGACGAGGCATCAACCCTGAGGCCTTCCTCAAAGAAATCAAGTTTATCGCCAGTGACCCAGATGAGAAGCACTTCTTCAATGTGACTGACGAGTCGGCGCTGAAGGACATCGTTGACGCTTTGGGAGAAAGGATTTTCACTCTGGAAG GAACCAGCAGCCAGGGTCGAGGCTTCGGCCTGCAGATGGCTCAGGCTGGGTTCTCCTCACATCAAGTTAAA GACGGCGTCCTGCTCGGAGCGGTCGGCGCCTACGACTGGAACGGGGCCGTACTGAAGGAAACCAAACACGGGAAAGTGGTCCCCCACAAATCCTCCTATAAGGACGAGTTTCCAGAGGAGCTAAAGAACCACGGAGCCTATCTGG GCTACTCTGTGGGTTCGCTGGTTCCGACCCACAGCTCCCAGCTGTACGTGGCCGGAGCGCCGAGGTTCAACCACACGGGCAAAGTCATCGTGTTCACGCTGAAGAACAGTGGAAAGCTGACCAtcctgcaggcgctgctgggagagcAG ATTGGGTCGTATTTCGGCAGTGAGTTGTTGTCCATGGACATTGATGCTGATGGACGATCCGACGTCCTGCTGGTGGCTGCACCCATGTACTACAGCCGCGGCTGGGAGACAGGCAGAGTGTACATGTACTCCGTCACTCCACAG ACTCCACTCATCCTGCAGGGGGCGCTTGAGCTCTCCGACCGCTCTCAGAACTCCAGGCTCGGTTCGTCGTTAGCCCAGATATCTGACATGAATGGAGACGGGTTCAGGGAGCTGGTGGTCGGGGCCCCGCTGGAAGACGACCACAGGGGGGCCATCTACGTCTTCTTTGGTTGGCACAAAAGGCTccagcagcagtacagacag cgtctgtctgcagctgctctcgCTCCAGGTCTGCAGTATTTTGGACAGAGTCTTCACGGTGCTCTGGACGCCAACGCAGACGGGCTGGTTGACCTCGCAGTGGGAGCTCTGGGAGCCGCCGTCATCATCTG GTCTCGGGCTGTGGTGCAGATTCAGGCCAAACTCATTTTTGAGCCAGAGAAGGTCAATGTCTTTAATAAAGACTGCAGGCGAGGGGGGAAGGAGGTCGCCTgcatgtctgtgactgtgtgtctgagcctggactccaggaccagcagcagcacaaagagcagGACGGACGCAG CTGTTTGGTACACGTTGGTGCTGGATGAGAGACGGGTTCCCTCTCGGGTCGTCCTGGATGAAGCAGACCGACAGCAGCCCAggagcctggttctgcagactggaggtcagaggtGCCAGCGTCTCGGCTTCTCTGTTCAG GAGACCACAGATTATGGGCGCCCAATCGCTGTGGTTCTGGAGGTAGGGATGCAGAACCCAAATGAGGGGCCAGCGCTGGACCCTGACTGGCCGAGCGTCCTGAGGGCCGAG ctcccgtTCTGGAACGGCTGTGAGCAGGAGGACGCCTGCGTCCCCGACCTCGTCCTCCACAGTCAGGCCGACCTCATGGACGCTCA GCAGTTCTGCAGCGCGGAGAACCGGGCCGCCTGGTCGCTGTGCAGCCGCCGGGGGCCGTCGGACGGCTCCATCTACGTGGTGGAGGCCTGGAGGAGAAGGGTGGTGGTGTCCTCGCGCCTGGAGAACCAGGGCGAGAACGCGTATGGAGCCTCCATCCACATCTCCACCTCCCCCAACCTGCTCTTCTCCAGCCTCATAGTCAAA GACCAATCAGACGTGCAGATTGAGTGCTACAACGAGGAGCCGCCGGCCAATCAGAGGCTCTGTAACATCAGCTCCCCGTTCATGAAGTCCTTGTCCCAG GTATCTTTCAGGCTGGAGTTTGAGTTTAACCGCTCTGTCCTTCTGGATCACATAAGGATCGTCATGGCAACCACCAG cgagggagaggaaggtTACCCTGACGACAACGTCAACAACATCTTCCTCCCGCTGAGGTACCAAACTGACCTCCTGTTCACCAG GGATCCGAACATTCATCGCTTTGACATcagctcttcttcctcatcctgGGAACCAACCGCCTTCAACCTCACTTATGAC ATCCAGAACCTGGGCCTCTTCTCTGTGCACGACCTTCTGTTCAGGGCTGATCTCTGGGCCGTGACcgtgcagcagaaccagctggtGAACATCACAGACTTCTGTATCGAACAG ACAGTTGGATCTCGCTGCACACGGCCTCAccccagaaccagcagccgGGTCACAGCTGAGGACCTGTCTCACCTGTCACAGCTG AACCAGAGTAACAGCGTTAGCGTAGCAGTCCAGTGCAGACTGGAGCTACCGGGCAGCACAGAACTCAGGCTGGTCCTGAAGGGAGAACTTCACCTGCCGACTCTGCACACA GTGAGCTTCCGGTCTCTGCAGCTACTCAGCGCTGCCTCCATCCAGCTGGACGCTGTCAGTCCTCTGTTCCTGCAGGAGAACCGGCCCGTCCGCCAG ATCGTACTAGAGCTGAGGAAGCAGGATGATCTCAGCATCCCCGTCTGGATCATACTGGGAAGCTCGCTGGGAGGCCTGCTGCTCCTGGCCTTACTGGTGCTGGCCCTGTGGAAG CTTGGCTTCTTCAACAGACGGAggcgacgggaggaggaggagccagtagccaatggagcagcagcagaggagctgtga
- the itga11b gene encoding integrin alpha-11 isoform X3 — MKLGMSLTSSPRDSSFVACGPLWSHQCGSSLYSTGICSRVGRNFKLSQAISPALQRCETFMDIVIVLDGSNSIYPWYDVQDFLINILQKFYIGPGQTQVGVIQYGTTVVHEFSLSEYQSVEEVVEAARSIDQRGGEETRTALGINVARSEAFLRGGRPGAQKVMIVITDGESHDSPQLVQAVAESESDNITMYAIAVLGYYNRRGINPEAFLKEIKFIASDPDEKHFFNVTDESALKDIVDALGERIFTLEGTSSQGRGFGLQMAQAGFSSHQVKDGVLLGAVGAYDWNGAVLKETKHGKVVPHKSSYKDEFPEELKNHGAYLGYSVGSLVPTHSSQLYVAGAPRFNHTGKVIVFTLKNSGKLTILQALLGEQIGSYFGSELLSMDIDADGRSDVLLVAAPMYYSRGWETGRVYMYSVTPQTPLILQGALELSDRSQNSRLGSSLAQISDMNGDGFRELVVGAPLEDDHRGAIYVFFGWHKRLQQQYRQRLSAAALAPGLQYFGQSLHGALDANADGLVDLAVGALGAAVIIWSRAVVQIQAKLIFEPEKVNVFNKDCRRGGKEVACMSVTVCLSLDSRTSSSTKSRTDAAVWYTLVLDERRVPSRVVLDEADRQQPRSLVLQTGGQRCQRLGFSVQETTDYGRPIAVVLEVGMQNPNEGPALDPDWPSVLRAELPFWNGCEQEDACVPDLVLHSQADLMDAQQFCSAENRAAWSLCSRRGPSDGSIYVVEAWRRRVVVSSRLENQGENAYGASIHISTSPNLLFSSLIVKDQSDVQIECYNEEPPANQRLCNISSPFMKSLSQVSFRLEFEFNRSVLLDHIRIVMATTSEGEEGYPDDNVNNIFLPLRYQTDLLFTRDPNIHRFDISSSSSSWEPTAFNLTYDIQNLGLFSVHDLLFRADLWAVTVQQNQLVNITDFCIEQQTVGSRCTRPHPRTSSRVTAEDLSHLSQLNQSNSVSVAVQCRLELPGSTELRLVLKGELHLPTLHTVSFRSLQLLSAASIQLDAVSPLFLQENRPVRQIVLELRKQDDLSIPVWIILGSSLGGLLLLALLVLALWKLGFFNRRRRREEEEPVANGAAAEEL, encoded by the exons ATGAAACTGGGAATGTCTCTGACCTCAAGCCCCAGAGACAGCAGCTTTGTG GCCTGTGGTCCTCTCTGGTCCCACCAGTGTGGAAGCTCCCTGTACAGCACTGGAATCTGCTCCAGAGTCGGACGCAACTTCAAGCTCTCCCAAGCCATCTCCCCCGCTCTGCAGA GGTGTGAGACGTTCATGGACATTGTAATTGTTCTAGACGGTTCTAACTCTATCTACCCGTGGTACGATGTCCAGGATTTTCTTATCAACATCCTGCAGAAGTTTTACATCGGCCCAGGTCAGACACAG gtgggtGTGATTCAGTACGGTACCACAGTGGTCCATGAGTTCAGTCTGAGCGAGTACCAgtcggtggaggaggtggtggaggctgCCAGGTCCATCGACCAACGAGGGggggaggagacgaggacggCGCTGGGGATCAATGTGGCTCG GTCGGAGGCGTTCCTGCGTGGTGGACGGCCCGGAGCTCAAAAGGTGATGATCGTGATCACAGACGGTGAATCTCATGACAGTCCTCAGCTGGTGCAGGCTGTGGCTGAGAGCGAGTCTGACAACATCACTATGTACGCTATTGCT GTTCTGGGTTACTACAACCGACGAGGCATCAACCCTGAGGCCTTCCTCAAAGAAATCAAGTTTATCGCCAGTGACCCAGATGAGAAGCACTTCTTCAATGTGACTGACGAGTCGGCGCTGAAGGACATCGTTGACGCTTTGGGAGAAAGGATTTTCACTCTGGAAG GAACCAGCAGCCAGGGTCGAGGCTTCGGCCTGCAGATGGCTCAGGCTGGGTTCTCCTCACATCAAGTTAAA GACGGCGTCCTGCTCGGAGCGGTCGGCGCCTACGACTGGAACGGGGCCGTACTGAAGGAAACCAAACACGGGAAAGTGGTCCCCCACAAATCCTCCTATAAGGACGAGTTTCCAGAGGAGCTAAAGAACCACGGAGCCTATCTGG GCTACTCTGTGGGTTCGCTGGTTCCGACCCACAGCTCCCAGCTGTACGTGGCCGGAGCGCCGAGGTTCAACCACACGGGCAAAGTCATCGTGTTCACGCTGAAGAACAGTGGAAAGCTGACCAtcctgcaggcgctgctgggagagcAG ATTGGGTCGTATTTCGGCAGTGAGTTGTTGTCCATGGACATTGATGCTGATGGACGATCCGACGTCCTGCTGGTGGCTGCACCCATGTACTACAGCCGCGGCTGGGAGACAGGCAGAGTGTACATGTACTCCGTCACTCCACAG ACTCCACTCATCCTGCAGGGGGCGCTTGAGCTCTCCGACCGCTCTCAGAACTCCAGGCTCGGTTCGTCGTTAGCCCAGATATCTGACATGAATGGAGACGGGTTCAGGGAGCTGGTGGTCGGGGCCCCGCTGGAAGACGACCACAGGGGGGCCATCTACGTCTTCTTTGGTTGGCACAAAAGGCTccagcagcagtacagacag cgtctgtctgcagctgctctcgCTCCAGGTCTGCAGTATTTTGGACAGAGTCTTCACGGTGCTCTGGACGCCAACGCAGACGGGCTGGTTGACCTCGCAGTGGGAGCTCTGGGAGCCGCCGTCATCATCTG GTCTCGGGCTGTGGTGCAGATTCAGGCCAAACTCATTTTTGAGCCAGAGAAGGTCAATGTCTTTAATAAAGACTGCAGGCGAGGGGGGAAGGAGGTCGCCTgcatgtctgtgactgtgtgtctgagcctggactccaggaccagcagcagcacaaagagcagGACGGACGCAG CTGTTTGGTACACGTTGGTGCTGGATGAGAGACGGGTTCCCTCTCGGGTCGTCCTGGATGAAGCAGACCGACAGCAGCCCAggagcctggttctgcagactggaggtcagaggtGCCAGCGTCTCGGCTTCTCTGTTCAG GAGACCACAGATTATGGGCGCCCAATCGCTGTGGTTCTGGAGGTAGGGATGCAGAACCCAAATGAGGGGCCAGCGCTGGACCCTGACTGGCCGAGCGTCCTGAGGGCCGAG ctcccgtTCTGGAACGGCTGTGAGCAGGAGGACGCCTGCGTCCCCGACCTCGTCCTCCACAGTCAGGCCGACCTCATGGACGCTCA GCAGTTCTGCAGCGCGGAGAACCGGGCCGCCTGGTCGCTGTGCAGCCGCCGGGGGCCGTCGGACGGCTCCATCTACGTGGTGGAGGCCTGGAGGAGAAGGGTGGTGGTGTCCTCGCGCCTGGAGAACCAGGGCGAGAACGCGTATGGAGCCTCCATCCACATCTCCACCTCCCCCAACCTGCTCTTCTCCAGCCTCATAGTCAAA GACCAATCAGACGTGCAGATTGAGTGCTACAACGAGGAGCCGCCGGCCAATCAGAGGCTCTGTAACATCAGCTCCCCGTTCATGAAGTCCTTGTCCCAG GTATCTTTCAGGCTGGAGTTTGAGTTTAACCGCTCTGTCCTTCTGGATCACATAAGGATCGTCATGGCAACCACCAG cgagggagaggaaggtTACCCTGACGACAACGTCAACAACATCTTCCTCCCGCTGAGGTACCAAACTGACCTCCTGTTCACCAG GGATCCGAACATTCATCGCTTTGACATcagctcttcttcctcatcctgGGAACCAACCGCCTTCAACCTCACTTATGAC ATCCAGAACCTGGGCCTCTTCTCTGTGCACGACCTTCTGTTCAGGGCTGATCTCTGGGCCGTGACcgtgcagcagaaccagctggtGAACATCACAGACTTCTGTATCGAACAG CAGACAGTTGGATCTCGCTGCACACGGCCTCAccccagaaccagcagccgGGTCACAGCTGAGGACCTGTCTCACCTGTCACAGCTG AACCAGAGTAACAGCGTTAGCGTAGCAGTCCAGTGCAGACTGGAGCTACCGGGCAGCACAGAACTCAGGCTGGTCCTGAAGGGAGAACTTCACCTGCCGACTCTGCACACA GTGAGCTTCCGGTCTCTGCAGCTACTCAGCGCTGCCTCCATCCAGCTGGACGCTGTCAGTCCTCTGTTCCTGCAGGAGAACCGGCCCGTCCGCCAG ATCGTACTAGAGCTGAGGAAGCAGGATGATCTCAGCATCCCCGTCTGGATCATACTGGGAAGCTCGCTGGGAGGCCTGCTGCTCCTGGCCTTACTGGTGCTGGCCCTGTGGAAG CTTGGCTTCTTCAACAGACGGAggcgacgggaggaggaggagccagtagccaatggagcagcagcagaggagctgtga
- the itga11b gene encoding integrin alpha-11 isoform X1 yields MDSHHILLLWTCSLLSDLILGFNFDVKNFKIFSGSKATQFGYTVQQHEAGGRQWLLVGAPFEATGKQQTGDVYRCPLDDRNSANCSRLNLGKVSLDNVSERKDGMKLGMSLTSSPRDSSFVACGPLWSHQCGSSLYSTGICSRVGRNFKLSQAISPALQRCETFMDIVIVLDGSNSIYPWYDVQDFLINILQKFYIGPGQTQVGVIQYGTTVVHEFSLSEYQSVEEVVEAARSIDQRGGEETRTALGINVARSEAFLRGGRPGAQKVMIVITDGESHDSPQLVQAVAESESDNITMYAIAVLGYYNRRGINPEAFLKEIKFIASDPDEKHFFNVTDESALKDIVDALGERIFTLEGTSSQGRGFGLQMAQAGFSSHQVKDGVLLGAVGAYDWNGAVLKETKHGKVVPHKSSYKDEFPEELKNHGAYLGYSVGSLVPTHSSQLYVAGAPRFNHTGKVIVFTLKNSGKLTILQALLGEQIGSYFGSELLSMDIDADGRSDVLLVAAPMYYSRGWETGRVYMYSVTPQTPLILQGALELSDRSQNSRLGSSLAQISDMNGDGFRELVVGAPLEDDHRGAIYVFFGWHKRLQQQYRQRLSAAALAPGLQYFGQSLHGALDANADGLVDLAVGALGAAVIIWSRAVVQIQAKLIFEPEKVNVFNKDCRRGGKEVACMSVTVCLSLDSRTSSSTKSRTDAAVWYTLVLDERRVPSRVVLDEADRQQPRSLVLQTGGQRCQRLGFSVQETTDYGRPIAVVLEVGMQNPNEGPALDPDWPSVLRAELPFWNGCEQEDACVPDLVLHSQADLMDAQQFCSAENRAAWSLCSRRGPSDGSIYVVEAWRRRVVVSSRLENQGENAYGASIHISTSPNLLFSSLIVKDQSDVQIECYNEEPPANQRLCNISSPFMKSLSQVSFRLEFEFNRSVLLDHIRIVMATTSEGEEGYPDDNVNNIFLPLRYQTDLLFTRDPNIHRFDISSSSSSWEPTAFNLTYDIQNLGLFSVHDLLFRADLWAVTVQQNQLVNITDFCIEQQTVGSRCTRPHPRTSSRVTAEDLSHLSQLNQSNSVSVAVQCRLELPGSTELRLVLKGELHLPTLHTVSFRSLQLLSAASIQLDAVSPLFLQENRPVRQIVLELRKQDDLSIPVWIILGSSLGGLLLLALLVLALWKLGFFNRRRRREEEEPVANGAAAEEL; encoded by the exons ATGGATTCTCaccacatcctgctgctgtggacctgcagcctcctgtcAG ATCTGATCCTCGGCTTCAACTTTGACGTAAAGAACTTCAAAATCTTCTCCGGATCCAAAGCAACTCAGTTTGGATACACGGTCCAACAGCACGAGGCAGGAGGACGCCAGTG GTTGCTGGTTGGAGCCCCCTTCGAAGCCACGGGGAAGCAGCAGACAGGCGACGTGTACAGATGTCCTCTGGACGACAGGAACTCAGCGAACTGCAGTCGACTCAACCTGG GGAAGGTGTCTCTGGACAACGTGTCGGAGAGGAAAGATGGGATGAAACTGGGAATGTCTCTGACCTCAAGCCCCAGAGACAGCAGCTTTGTG GCCTGTGGTCCTCTCTGGTCCCACCAGTGTGGAAGCTCCCTGTACAGCACTGGAATCTGCTCCAGAGTCGGACGCAACTTCAAGCTCTCCCAAGCCATCTCCCCCGCTCTGCAGA GGTGTGAGACGTTCATGGACATTGTAATTGTTCTAGACGGTTCTAACTCTATCTACCCGTGGTACGATGTCCAGGATTTTCTTATCAACATCCTGCAGAAGTTTTACATCGGCCCAGGTCAGACACAG gtgggtGTGATTCAGTACGGTACCACAGTGGTCCATGAGTTCAGTCTGAGCGAGTACCAgtcggtggaggaggtggtggaggctgCCAGGTCCATCGACCAACGAGGGggggaggagacgaggacggCGCTGGGGATCAATGTGGCTCG GTCGGAGGCGTTCCTGCGTGGTGGACGGCCCGGAGCTCAAAAGGTGATGATCGTGATCACAGACGGTGAATCTCATGACAGTCCTCAGCTGGTGCAGGCTGTGGCTGAGAGCGAGTCTGACAACATCACTATGTACGCTATTGCT GTTCTGGGTTACTACAACCGACGAGGCATCAACCCTGAGGCCTTCCTCAAAGAAATCAAGTTTATCGCCAGTGACCCAGATGAGAAGCACTTCTTCAATGTGACTGACGAGTCGGCGCTGAAGGACATCGTTGACGCTTTGGGAGAAAGGATTTTCACTCTGGAAG GAACCAGCAGCCAGGGTCGAGGCTTCGGCCTGCAGATGGCTCAGGCTGGGTTCTCCTCACATCAAGTTAAA GACGGCGTCCTGCTCGGAGCGGTCGGCGCCTACGACTGGAACGGGGCCGTACTGAAGGAAACCAAACACGGGAAAGTGGTCCCCCACAAATCCTCCTATAAGGACGAGTTTCCAGAGGAGCTAAAGAACCACGGAGCCTATCTGG GCTACTCTGTGGGTTCGCTGGTTCCGACCCACAGCTCCCAGCTGTACGTGGCCGGAGCGCCGAGGTTCAACCACACGGGCAAAGTCATCGTGTTCACGCTGAAGAACAGTGGAAAGCTGACCAtcctgcaggcgctgctgggagagcAG ATTGGGTCGTATTTCGGCAGTGAGTTGTTGTCCATGGACATTGATGCTGATGGACGATCCGACGTCCTGCTGGTGGCTGCACCCATGTACTACAGCCGCGGCTGGGAGACAGGCAGAGTGTACATGTACTCCGTCACTCCACAG ACTCCACTCATCCTGCAGGGGGCGCTTGAGCTCTCCGACCGCTCTCAGAACTCCAGGCTCGGTTCGTCGTTAGCCCAGATATCTGACATGAATGGAGACGGGTTCAGGGAGCTGGTGGTCGGGGCCCCGCTGGAAGACGACCACAGGGGGGCCATCTACGTCTTCTTTGGTTGGCACAAAAGGCTccagcagcagtacagacag cgtctgtctgcagctgctctcgCTCCAGGTCTGCAGTATTTTGGACAGAGTCTTCACGGTGCTCTGGACGCCAACGCAGACGGGCTGGTTGACCTCGCAGTGGGAGCTCTGGGAGCCGCCGTCATCATCTG GTCTCGGGCTGTGGTGCAGATTCAGGCCAAACTCATTTTTGAGCCAGAGAAGGTCAATGTCTTTAATAAAGACTGCAGGCGAGGGGGGAAGGAGGTCGCCTgcatgtctgtgactgtgtgtctgagcctggactccaggaccagcagcagcacaaagagcagGACGGACGCAG CTGTTTGGTACACGTTGGTGCTGGATGAGAGACGGGTTCCCTCTCGGGTCGTCCTGGATGAAGCAGACCGACAGCAGCCCAggagcctggttctgcagactggaggtcagaggtGCCAGCGTCTCGGCTTCTCTGTTCAG GAGACCACAGATTATGGGCGCCCAATCGCTGTGGTTCTGGAGGTAGGGATGCAGAACCCAAATGAGGGGCCAGCGCTGGACCCTGACTGGCCGAGCGTCCTGAGGGCCGAG ctcccgtTCTGGAACGGCTGTGAGCAGGAGGACGCCTGCGTCCCCGACCTCGTCCTCCACAGTCAGGCCGACCTCATGGACGCTCA GCAGTTCTGCAGCGCGGAGAACCGGGCCGCCTGGTCGCTGTGCAGCCGCCGGGGGCCGTCGGACGGCTCCATCTACGTGGTGGAGGCCTGGAGGAGAAGGGTGGTGGTGTCCTCGCGCCTGGAGAACCAGGGCGAGAACGCGTATGGAGCCTCCATCCACATCTCCACCTCCCCCAACCTGCTCTTCTCCAGCCTCATAGTCAAA GACCAATCAGACGTGCAGATTGAGTGCTACAACGAGGAGCCGCCGGCCAATCAGAGGCTCTGTAACATCAGCTCCCCGTTCATGAAGTCCTTGTCCCAG GTATCTTTCAGGCTGGAGTTTGAGTTTAACCGCTCTGTCCTTCTGGATCACATAAGGATCGTCATGGCAACCACCAG cgagggagaggaaggtTACCCTGACGACAACGTCAACAACATCTTCCTCCCGCTGAGGTACCAAACTGACCTCCTGTTCACCAG GGATCCGAACATTCATCGCTTTGACATcagctcttcttcctcatcctgGGAACCAACCGCCTTCAACCTCACTTATGAC ATCCAGAACCTGGGCCTCTTCTCTGTGCACGACCTTCTGTTCAGGGCTGATCTCTGGGCCGTGACcgtgcagcagaaccagctggtGAACATCACAGACTTCTGTATCGAACAG CAGACAGTTGGATCTCGCTGCACACGGCCTCAccccagaaccagcagccgGGTCACAGCTGAGGACCTGTCTCACCTGTCACAGCTG AACCAGAGTAACAGCGTTAGCGTAGCAGTCCAGTGCAGACTGGAGCTACCGGGCAGCACAGAACTCAGGCTGGTCCTGAAGGGAGAACTTCACCTGCCGACTCTGCACACA GTGAGCTTCCGGTCTCTGCAGCTACTCAGCGCTGCCTCCATCCAGCTGGACGCTGTCAGTCCTCTGTTCCTGCAGGAGAACCGGCCCGTCCGCCAG ATCGTACTAGAGCTGAGGAAGCAGGATGATCTCAGCATCCCCGTCTGGATCATACTGGGAAGCTCGCTGGGAGGCCTGCTGCTCCTGGCCTTACTGGTGCTGGCCCTGTGGAAG CTTGGCTTCTTCAACAGACGGAggcgacgggaggaggaggagccagtagccaatggagcagcagcagaggagctgtga